A genome region from Natranaeroarchaeum sulfidigenes includes the following:
- a CDS encoding NifU family protein translates to MSTETTEGDDLEERVANFLRRNFPQIQMHGGSAAIQDIDRETGEVHIQLGGACSGCGISPMTIQAIKSRMVKEIPEIEKVHAGTGDAGGHGGGGGMSPSFPGESSGDSDSDEGPQAPF, encoded by the coding sequence ATGAGCACCGAGACGACCGAGGGAGACGACCTAGAAGAGCGCGTAGCGAATTTCCTGCGTCGGAACTTCCCGCAGATCCAGATGCACGGCGGCAGCGCGGCGATTCAGGATATCGACCGCGAGACTGGCGAGGTCCATATCCAGCTCGGCGGCGCATGTAGCGGCTGTGGTATCTCCCCGATGACGATCCAGGCGATCAAGAGCCGGATGGTAAAGGAGATCCCCGAGATCGAGAAAGTCCACGCCGGAACCGGCGATGCCGGTGGACACGGCGGCGGTGGCGGTATGAGCCCCTCGTTCCCCGGCGAATCCAGCGGTGACAGCGACTCCGACGAAGGTCCACAAGCACCCTTCTAG
- a CDS encoding DUF7130 family rubredoxin-like protein, with protein sequence MSQQTTSDVSLGTSVYNDDGTKLGIVRGFDDSGFYVRLDADAEAESVDRLRSGQSYGEKNLMWRCWQCGEMGQIEDMPDECPACGAGGEELYYWTED encoded by the coding sequence ATGAGCCAGCAAACGACATCGGATGTCTCGCTGGGCACGTCAGTGTACAACGACGACGGAACGAAGCTCGGCATCGTTCGCGGATTCGACGATAGTGGGTTTTACGTCCGGCTCGATGCGGATGCCGAGGCCGAGTCCGTCGATCGTCTTCGCTCGGGACAGAGCTACGGCGAAAAGAACCTAATGTGGCGGTGCTGGCAATGTGGCGAGATGGGACAGATCGAGGATATGCCAGACGAGTGTCCGGCCTGCGGCGCCGGTGGCGAGGAGCTGTACTACTGGACGGAAGATTAG
- a CDS encoding ketopantoate reductase family protein, with the protein MEIVVFGAGSLGSLLGGLLASEHRVTLVGRDPHVSTIRSEGLSITGRFDRTVAPEATTDGAGLAADLVVVTVKSFDTEDAARTLATGEFDVALSVQNGIGNEETLSKHLDCPVLAGTATYGARLDSPGHVDCTGHGELTLGPRDGGVSSVAKDVAEAFTAADIEANAVPDMSRKLWEKLAVNAGINPVTALSRVRNGVLGEGSASEISRTAAVETAHVARAEGADLSSHTVLSRIDAVIDATARNQSSMYQDVLAGRRTEIEAINGAVLERAEVHGIDVPVNRTLTALIRAWERENTDKK; encoded by the coding sequence ATGGAAATCGTCGTGTTCGGAGCGGGAAGTCTGGGGAGTCTACTGGGAGGGCTTCTCGCCAGCGAACATCGAGTAACACTCGTCGGTCGTGACCCCCACGTCTCCACAATCCGATCCGAGGGGCTCTCTATCACTGGCAGGTTCGACCGAACCGTGGCTCCCGAGGCAACGACGGACGGAGCAGGACTGGCGGCGGATCTCGTCGTCGTCACTGTAAAGAGCTTCGATACCGAGGATGCCGCCCGGACGCTCGCTACCGGGGAGTTCGACGTCGCACTGTCCGTACAGAACGGGATTGGAAACGAGGAAACCCTGAGCAAGCATCTCGACTGTCCCGTGCTGGCCGGGACGGCGACGTACGGCGCTCGGCTCGATAGCCCCGGACACGTCGACTGTACCGGACATGGAGAGCTAACGCTTGGTCCGCGTGACGGTGGTGTTTCGTCCGTCGCAAAGGACGTGGCCGAGGCGTTCACAGCGGCAGACATCGAGGCCAACGCGGTGCCGGATATGTCCCGGAAGCTCTGGGAGAAGCTGGCGGTCAATGCGGGTATCAACCCCGTTACAGCACTCTCACGCGTTCGAAATGGGGTGCTTGGCGAGGGATCAGCCAGCGAGATATCCCGTACTGCCGCAGTTGAGACGGCACACGTCGCCAGAGCAGAGGGGGCCGATCTGTCCAGCCACACCGTCCTATCGAGGATTGATGCGGTAATCGACGCGACCGCGAGAAACCAGTCCTCGATGTATCAGGACGTGCTCGCCGGTCGGCGCACGGAGATCGAAGCGATCAACGGAGCCGTCCTCGAACGCGCGGAAGTCCACGGAATCGACGTGCCGGTGAACCGAACGCTGACGGCACTGATCAGGGCCTGGGAACGGGAAAACACCGACAAAAAGTAA
- a CDS encoding DUF5783 family protein translates to MTEFDPEKFEDKYVHYFPELQRAYKNAFETMNDAYDSELIHAIDQQVLNESEPFYDDGEFRIELPENPTERVTAIVVDEDKLERTLEIYLDEIEAELERVFGVSE, encoded by the coding sequence ATGACAGAGTTCGACCCAGAGAAGTTCGAGGACAAGTACGTCCACTACTTTCCCGAACTCCAGCGCGCATACAAGAACGCCTTCGAGACGATGAACGACGCGTACGACTCCGAACTGATCCATGCTATCGACCAGCAGGTGCTCAACGAGAGCGAGCCCTTCTACGATGACGGCGAGTTCCGGATCGAGCTCCCGGAGAACCCGACCGAGCGCGTAACGGCCATCGTCGTCGACGAGGACAAACTGGAGCGGACTCTCGAGATCTATCTCGACGAGATCGAGGCGGAGCTCGAACGCGTGTTCGGAGTGAGTGAGTAG
- a CDS encoding S1C family serine protease — protein sequence MTDRETTRRRVLSATGAVLVGGIAGCVGTPEPGDDGEETATAPQVENGDENAYTAVYETVIDSVVLVQVTGSEFGQGEGTGFVYDDEHLVTNDHVVAGADEIDIQFEGGQWRSAEIVGTDPHSDLAVLDVEDIPESATPLSLSETDAAVGQEVVAIGNPLGLDASVSRGIVSGVERSLPSPTEFNIPDAIQTDAAVNPGNSGGPLVNLDGGVEGVIFAGGGDNIGFAISAALARRVVPSLIETGEYDHSYLGVQFTPVTPEVADANDLEAARGVLITGVESGGPADGQLETNASPESPEGDVVTGIDGTEIPDENAFSSHLALETSPDETISMTVVRDGVEQSVSVTLGARSDA from the coding sequence ATGACGGACAGGGAAACGACACGGCGACGCGTCCTGTCGGCGACAGGTGCGGTCCTCGTCGGCGGGATCGCAGGCTGTGTGGGTACGCCGGAACCCGGAGACGACGGGGAGGAGACTGCGACCGCTCCCCAGGTAGAGAACGGCGATGAAAACGCCTACACGGCGGTGTACGAGACGGTAATCGACTCTGTCGTCCTCGTTCAGGTGACCGGCTCGGAGTTCGGTCAGGGAGAGGGCACCGGGTTCGTGTACGATGACGAGCATCTTGTCACCAACGACCACGTCGTGGCCGGAGCCGACGAGATCGACATCCAGTTCGAGGGGGGCCAGTGGCGCTCGGCAGAGATCGTCGGAACGGACCCACACAGCGATCTCGCGGTGCTCGACGTCGAGGACATACCGGAATCGGCAACGCCGCTCTCGCTGTCGGAGACGGATGCGGCCGTCGGTCAGGAGGTCGTCGCGATCGGTAATCCGCTGGGACTCGATGCCTCGGTCTCGCGTGGTATCGTCAGCGGTGTCGAGCGCTCGCTACCGAGCCCGACGGAGTTCAACATCCCCGATGCCATCCAGACTGACGCTGCCGTAAATCCGGGCAACAGCGGTGGACCGCTGGTCAATCTCGACGGCGGTGTCGAGGGCGTGATCTTCGCCGGTGGGGGTGACAACATCGGGTTTGCAATCTCCGCTGCGCTAGCTCGCCGTGTCGTCCCGTCGCTGATCGAAACCGGAGAGTACGATCATTCGTATCTCGGCGTTCAGTTCACACCGGTCACCCCCGAAGTTGCTGATGCGAACGACCTCGAAGCTGCCCGTGGTGTGTTGATAACAGGCGTCGAGTCAGGGGGCCCAGCCGATGGACAGCTAGAGACGAACGCGAGCCCCGAAAGTCCCGAAGGAGACGTCGTAACCGGTATCGACGGCACCGAGATCCCGGACGAAAACGCGTTCTCGTCGCACCTGGCACTGGAAACGAGTCCGGACGAGACGATTTCGATGACGGTAGTTCGGGACGGCGTCGAGCAGTCAGTGTCGGTGACGCTTGGCGCGCGAAGCGACGCCTGA
- a CDS encoding MFS transporter, giving the protein MSSTRRERLLLAAVIYVVLLAQVLLYPGLGELVATLGATTDLQPRMWFLGAEFAAFIVFVGVWGVISDTTGRRVPWIVLGALGGALGYGLLAILPRLSLATFEIVLLLRVLQGAATIGAFSLAITMLMDLDGGHGRNMGAAGIAIGLGTAMGAPIGGQLAELSPLAPLYAAAVLLAFVGVLVSFVEDRAPQGRRSTREALATIRRTPTLSIPYAFGMIDRMTAGFFALVGVAYFEATFDLSPGESGIMLALFFAPFALLQYPLGALSDRIGRTVPIVVGSSLYGLGIVAIGHAGTVELAGAGMVLIGVLGALLAPATMALVTDVATDIDRGTAMAGFNLFGSVGFLAGFLVGGAIADVYSYPLAFLVVGGLEILIALVTLPAFLRLGIGDVSASSASPSE; this is encoded by the coding sequence GTGTCTTCGACGCGACGCGAACGGCTCCTGCTCGCGGCGGTCATCTACGTCGTCTTGCTCGCGCAGGTACTACTGTATCCTGGCCTCGGCGAGCTCGTTGCGACGCTCGGTGCGACGACCGACTTGCAGCCACGCATGTGGTTTCTCGGTGCCGAGTTCGCCGCGTTCATCGTCTTTGTCGGCGTCTGGGGGGTAATCAGCGATACAACTGGTCGGCGGGTTCCGTGGATCGTTCTCGGCGCGCTTGGGGGTGCGCTCGGCTACGGCCTGCTTGCGATCCTTCCACGGCTCTCGCTTGCCACCTTTGAGATAGTCCTCTTGTTGCGTGTCCTGCAGGGGGCCGCGACCATCGGTGCATTCTCGCTTGCGATTACGATGCTGATGGATCTCGATGGAGGTCACGGCCGCAACATGGGTGCCGCAGGGATCGCTATCGGTCTTGGAACCGCCATGGGCGCGCCGATCGGCGGCCAGCTCGCGGAACTCTCCCCCCTTGCGCCGCTGTACGCGGCCGCCGTCCTGCTGGCATTCGTCGGCGTACTCGTCTCGTTCGTCGAGGATCGTGCACCCCAGGGGCGACGAAGCACGCGCGAGGCGCTGGCTACGATCCGGCGGACGCCGACGCTATCGATTCCCTACGCGTTCGGAATGATCGATCGAATGACGGCGGGCTTTTTCGCGCTCGTCGGCGTCGCGTACTTCGAGGCGACCTTCGATCTCTCGCCCGGTGAGAGCGGGATCATGCTTGCGCTGTTTTTCGCCCCCTTCGCCCTGCTTCAGTATCCGCTCGGCGCGCTCTCGGACCGGATCGGTCGGACGGTACCGATCGTCGTCGGCTCCTCGCTGTACGGGCTCGGGATCGTTGCCATCGGGCACGCCGGGACGGTCGAACTCGCCGGCGCTGGCATGGTCCTTATCGGCGTTCTCGGCGCACTGCTCGCACCGGCGACGATGGCGCTCGTTACCGATGTTGCCACCGACATCGACCGCGGTACGGCGATGGCTGGGTTCAACTTGTTCGGCAGTGTCGGGTTCCTCGCGGGCTTTCTGGTTGGCGGCGCTATCGCGGACGTCTACAGCTATCCACTGGCGTTTCTCGTTGTCGGTGGACTAGAAATACTGATCGCGCTCGTCACGCTGCCGGCCTTTCTCAGACTTGGGATCGGCGACGTATCGGCGTCTTCGGCTAGCCCGTCGGAGTAG
- a CDS encoding FAD-binding domain-containing protein, producing MGDRIAVWHRDDLRLRDSPALVRAAADGQPVPVFVFDPTFYDGIACDSRIRFLHESIDALGEGYREHGGQLATVHGDPATVLPALDVDRVYVNRSVTGRYGHERDRRLFEREEVTPIADDGIDWSKRPRSAYDWQAQAEAYFEREPLAIPETDFGTVDAAVTTDEIERRYGVEPSKRGVPTGGWRAAHERLEAFTERLDEYIGGISPPAAAEERTSHLSPYLALGCLSPREAYSYVTEHGREGRGRELFVERLFWNRHFSQKLADWPAATDRAINPVFRGLFRSRHDPDLVDAWKEGRTGFPLVDASMRALEATGWLNFRMRAMCATFYTYILQCWWKIGADWFYRHLIDADAAINYQQWQMQSGLVGVHPLRIYNPRKQVRENDPDGEFIRKYVPELADLPAEHLDRPEKTPLSVQRECDVRIGEDYPHPVVEFERRREETRAILAELVDRAEEALEDPEIRRRASLSGRRSRAAGDVDEGDRPSAESQSELSEF from the coding sequence ATGGGAGACCGAATCGCCGTGTGGCACCGCGACGATCTGCGCCTGCGAGATAGCCCTGCGCTCGTTCGGGCGGCCGCGGATGGACAGCCAGTGCCGGTGTTCGTCTTCGACCCGACCTTCTACGACGGGATTGCCTGTGACAGCAGGATCCGCTTTCTCCACGAGTCGATCGACGCCCTCGGCGAGGGCTACCGCGAGCACGGCGGGCAACTCGCCACCGTCCACGGTGATCCGGCCACCGTACTGCCGGCGCTGGACGTCGACAGGGTTTACGTCAACAGGAGCGTTACCGGGCGGTACGGCCACGAACGCGACAGGCGGCTGTTCGAGCGTGAGGAAGTGACGCCGATCGCCGACGACGGGATCGACTGGTCCAAGCGTCCCCGCAGCGCCTACGACTGGCAGGCACAGGCGGAGGCCTACTTCGAGCGGGAGCCGCTGGCGATTCCCGAGACGGACTTTGGGACGGTCGACGCCGCAGTGACGACCGACGAGATCGAGCGGCGGTACGGCGTCGAGCCGAGTAAACGAGGTGTCCCGACCGGCGGCTGGCGCGCCGCTCACGAGCGACTGGAGGCGTTCACCGAGCGCCTCGACGAGTACATCGGCGGGATCTCGCCGCCTGCCGCCGCCGAGGAGCGAACGAGCCATCTCTCGCCGTATCTCGCGCTTGGCTGTCTCTCGCCGCGGGAAGCCTACAGCTACGTCACCGAGCATGGTCGTGAGGGCCGGGGACGCGAGCTGTTCGTCGAACGACTCTTCTGGAACCGCCACTTCTCACAGAAACTGGCTGACTGGCCCGCTGCGACCGATCGGGCGATCAACCCGGTGTTCCGGGGCCTGTTCCGGAGCCGACACGATCCCGACCTCGTCGATGCGTGGAAGGAGGGCAGGACCGGATTTCCACTCGTCGACGCGAGCATGCGTGCCCTCGAAGCGACCGGCTGGCTCAACTTCCGGATGCGGGCGATGTGTGCGACGTTTTATACGTACATCCTGCAGTGCTGGTGGAAGATCGGTGCGGACTGGTTCTACCGGCACCTGATCGACGCGGACGCAGCGATCAACTACCAGCAGTGGCAGATGCAGTCTGGGCTGGTCGGCGTCCACCCGCTGCGGATCTACAACCCGCGAAAGCAGGTCCGGGAGAACGATCCCGACGGGGAGTTCATCAGAAAATACGTACCAGAACTGGCCGACCTCCCAGCCGAACATCTCGACCGGCCCGAGAAGACGCCCCTGTCGGTCCAGCGTGAGTGTGACGTCCGGATCGGCGAGGACTACCCTCATCCAGTCGTCGAGTTCGAGCGCCGCCGCGAGGAGACCAGAGCGATCCTCGCGGAGCTGGTCGACCGAGCGGAGGAAGCGCTGGAGGATCCGGAGATCAGACGCCGGGCAAGCCTCTCGGGGCGTCGATCGCGGGCCGCCGGTGACGTCGACGAGGGGGACCGTCCGAGCGCGGAATCCCAGTCCGAGCTCTCGGAGTTTTGA
- a CDS encoding universal stress protein, translating into MSFETYLVPTDGSDPAEAAAERAFDLAAQCNASIHVLSVADDSVWAGIAQGDDTAEIRERLHERASNRALTLRKDAQDRGLDAIVAVRTGTPADEIVEYASTEPIDAIVMGTAGRGGLRRAIVGSVADKVVRTAPVPVMTVNTTTAEGDDPRPLATPTG; encoded by the coding sequence ATGAGCTTCGAGACATATCTGGTGCCGACAGACGGCAGCGACCCGGCCGAAGCCGCCGCAGAACGGGCGTTCGATCTCGCAGCGCAGTGCAACGCGTCGATCCACGTTCTCTCGGTTGCGGACGATAGTGTGTGGGCCGGGATCGCACAGGGCGATGACACCGCAGAGATCCGCGAACGGCTCCACGAGCGGGCGAGCAATCGTGCCCTGACACTGCGGAAAGACGCACAGGATCGCGGCCTCGATGCCATCGTAGCCGTCCGAACCGGCACCCCGGCCGATGAGATCGTCGAATACGCAAGCACCGAGCCGATCGATGCGATCGTCATGGGAACCGCCGGACGTGGTGGACTCAGGCGTGCGATCGTCGGGAGCGTTGCCGACAAAGTGGTCAGAACCGCGCCAGTTCCGGTAATGACGGTCAATACGACAACTGCTGAAGGTGACGACCCACGCCCTCTGGCTACTCCGACGGGCTAG
- a CDS encoding OFA family MFS transporter produces the protein MMALVSPYQYVWSSLEGPLAAELDASLSALGFVFTLYVVVMSMIQFPAGWWRDRYGPQAVTLAAGFFAGGGYIALAFANELWQVYAAYGIGAVGVGMVYTVAVNTAVKWFPDRRGLTTGIGTMAFAAGSAAFVPFVRYMVDVDALATGLWSMGVLIVVGIVVGTVVLRDPPIGWHESTDERAADGGNGPTTDNGGQYSWREMVRTWQFWVMYFMFVAVSAAGLMITARSILYAEQAGLTAGVATVAATVLPIASGGGRLVVGALSDRFERERVTALSFLACGVGTIGIVLFAGLDSGVGYVLTVAVAVFFWSSQFSLFPSLVGDYYGPRHSSTNYSLVYSGKLWGGVFGGGVVGWLVGVVGWDAAFLLGGALALTAGVAGLFLRAPE, from the coding sequence ATGATGGCCCTGGTAAGCCCGTATCAGTACGTGTGGTCGTCGCTAGAGGGGCCGCTCGCGGCCGAGCTGGACGCCTCGCTCTCGGCGCTGGGCTTCGTTTTTACACTGTACGTTGTCGTGATGTCGATGATCCAGTTTCCCGCCGGATGGTGGCGGGATCGGTACGGTCCACAGGCGGTGACGCTCGCCGCAGGATTTTTCGCTGGTGGCGGATACATCGCGCTCGCGTTCGCGAACGAGCTCTGGCAGGTGTACGCCGCCTACGGGATCGGCGCGGTCGGCGTTGGGATGGTCTACACCGTCGCCGTCAACACCGCTGTCAAGTGGTTCCCGGACCGGCGTGGGCTGACAACCGGGATCGGGACGATGGCCTTCGCGGCTGGCAGCGCCGCGTTCGTCCCGTTCGTTCGCTACATGGTCGACGTGGATGCGCTTGCAACCGGCCTCTGGAGCATGGGCGTGCTCATTGTGGTCGGAATCGTCGTGGGAACCGTCGTCCTCAGAGACCCTCCCATCGGTTGGCACGAGTCAACGGACGAGCGGGCTGCCGATGGGGGGAACGGGCCAACGACTGACAACGGGGGGCAGTACTCCTGGCGAGAGATGGTCCGCACCTGGCAGTTCTGGGTGATGTACTTCATGTTCGTTGCGGTGAGCGCAGCCGGATTGATGATCACCGCCCGGAGTATTCTCTATGCGGAACAGGCCGGGCTCACAGCTGGCGTCGCAACCGTCGCCGCCACTGTACTGCCGATCGCCTCGGGGGGAGGTCGCCTGGTCGTCGGTGCGCTCTCCGATCGGTTCGAGCGCGAACGCGTTACGGCACTCTCGTTTCTGGCATGTGGCGTCGGTACGATTGGTATCGTTCTCTTCGCGGGGCTCGACAGCGGCGTCGGGTACGTACTCACGGTCGCCGTCGCCGTGTTCTTCTGGAGCTCACAGTTCTCACTGTTTCCCAGCCTCGTGGGAGATTACTACGGACCCAGACACTCCTCGACGAACTACTCGCTGGTGTACTCGGGGAAGCTCTGGGGTGGCGTCTTCGGTGGCGGCGTGGTGGGGTGGCTGGTCGGCGTCGTCGGGTGGGACGCGGCGTTCCTGCTCGGCGGGGCGCTGGCGCTCACCGCCGGTGTCGCCGGACTCTTCCTGCGTGCACCGGAGTGA